The following are encoded in a window of Platichthys flesus chromosome 19, fPlaFle2.1, whole genome shotgun sequence genomic DNA:
- the cdk5rap2 gene encoding CDK5 regulatory subunit-associated protein 2 isoform X1 yields MSKQTELSQLQGEHHVKVLEAQKLQRALDRKEQELADLQQAKDQLEVELEDLQQHKKKGDKALNDLNNQLKKLSGEIGERESALEQQYEELLDQTNRKVQAHEVTIQRLTSTLTDKEQQLQEYINMVRDFEQSKSPGGNDNVLSKLRQRLKEKEKALEQALDEKFAAIEEKDNEIHQLQLSLREKERDLDRLNNLLSHNEETIDSFDSLIKEKDVELQHLVNTLKNLQRAKQDVEDNLNRSLREKDSIIIQLQLSLEGKTKDMEEMAKSMLSQSQTNAHDLAEQMGQRLKVTEVMLAEAVKARERLVADNESAVEGLLATISSKDQLLKESAEHYNRMLSERTQDIQQLKRQLSDRQQELATADMQSSVRAQEDCLETANLRALLAEKESLINKLLQHGQERDQFQAEPDRVLELRQTIKIMQEKLEERDAEMYRRNVEDNVENVPFSKKTVVILKTELAQQTEALNKALKRENELKISLAELQSLLSELEGRSEGQTANIDSLTSTLKTKDEIINVLHQRLGQRGDSQGDHIHNPVIGSGVERSFPGLPQRERTLIGGNSQQEALPNLIAMQQEHDVLNKALRAEQQLYSSLVRTVKEQDSAQRFHALQLELTAVQLLRQQLEESIKTNEELKDDLEREIHRAKLGEGMDLTDPKEVESMRHQLEDAQRWNASLQARLGAIQNRGGGVGGANDGGDTLSFIGDHTSYMSICVGEGQDDSLCQLSPQELKQKVVDLQDCVSRLQTVNHDLHSQLSLLEKSEHDASNKGGTDVVSPWNQQLKKTHSDRKHHPGNDKESQTDIRLGQMVSGKPFGNVSVDSGLGQSREHPQSGNNTLDTGEREQKKGDVMALKSLLSDCGATSVSHLREKLLRLTSENVALRGLLKEQKSAEWKEKESTDASGNSSDGQAELRHSMETLLVEVSNEKGEKNSHEVPDGEAPVTTEVVVNTAGGVERPKIKGPGQPHIESGKQDVTRHGAGLKSRLPVPVRLRVETGSSSSSSSRQSPRPEHLRNDALPKPHSDDMFGSDQQLHADTDFSISPQQSTTTAQNSSGPAGLDNTQADSVLYTQLELLHQECQEKEALINKLSEQLADWEELHTQLQEKEQLNHQYVEALQAAESTIAYLTACSLDNQGGFGSHTSLGGGSGSVGSDAALHSRCMELQKALQDKEELNNQLIELVNMAEKAITFSNSQENNPEIRDLCLQIDAALQQVTASSNRDSPRGVSGGTNASMQEMQRHTDSLQEALWEQNRLNAELREKLRDADAAAKQGYNRNSASQDGKRSTQIVTQKGSEEHDGAMGSSGDTSLTQDLTKAVMNCLSATECAIASLAEHCSNPGSLTSARSSQISSDLQMNLSKLQRALQEREELGESTQIKTTKSSSNCSTAAAGTKGQLTRDLHQNLCLLCKVFTDLSHRISEMKTSLKEEKGHREESESHRTVQDGKGLPPNVQAQLESLHKALREKKKACKSLEEKLATALTETTSPQTARKALEQDDKGVQVDLQDLGYETSGKSENDREESSSTDLEVGVNPSCSASSLPSLLKHEQATFSSTENLDSTSSTPYPSSPALSSAKVSLKSLQVYDEYGVSEDPLQLQGQVRELKVQLENQTKLILQMQNLLRRSSLSSDRIANASDHSAVIRDQEGTQKEERCQDSSYSTVQQREKKEGENQAMKDKTSRLNVDQEGERTLNKSITEQLPQTRSRSASPARLDSLVQSQARELSQLRQQIKESRGLGALQRRQLEELSNAFKELLQASKVDFYMGEVVKEQLDKSLNLLDRLEGRLDKGESHLDNEDVAALELSRRLAKELQEKNRLIQALQSQFRSQSPSSHHSSHSDLYHSDRTSSYCHSPQGGSRSPSQQHSSDWMGAAVPPVGGAQGEGLSSHRGAASRLQGLQRENGRLQEQLRGKEELNATLRTELDLHRSIISQNSPFHQKKDQGQERQGSGPHTEAHKVDRDTAPKTSHGQHSTMNSDLLAEHLQEIRALRQRLEESICTNDRLREQLERRLAEVEKDPAATNIFIHGNEEQGHLANEVRFLRGQNQALKEELNQGSRDKQRENEKLRESLARRTAKLEQSRKESEALRQENNRLQERLEHISQENSELQDSLHYSKEELHRLQCEVKLQRQQLSDCQHLLQSLRVELQVYEKIETDNHKHNESSETNQEPLPVPYSGSVDLSELLTEIRHLRLQLERSIQTNTALRQRLEEQLLRGPNRSETININYLLSSPDEGGRSPGREGGDLHHSFQSYNERTNVPDEKRRARSEVDGSSFSSSSGDSCALSRLVPGHRMWANRNGRHVLGLIEDYNALRKQISDGRKLSRSMDSQLQECLHTVRQQSSDNKVMEQQHLKGLTSSTNTMQHVLEEAGRLLKLLWRVSLPAGNTAGDSGNNQQQDELLKNEIARLKSRLSQQERMLSGAVKRLRSTNQLKEGMERVIIDQLSLTHGVLKKARGNLETNYCTLSGLKGLSGGPDEGGSSHWPVGGTREPERRSATVSRSTAGRHSESSDDTSLHCSF; encoded by the exons atgtcaaaacaaacagagctctCCCAACTCCAGGGGGAACACCATGTCAAAGTGCTTGAAGCACAAAAGCTACAGCGAGCCCTGGACAGAAAGGAGCAAGAGCTGGCTGACTTGCAGCaggcaaaggaccagctggaggTAGAACTGGAGGACCTGCAACAGCATAAGAAGAAAGGAGACAAAGCCTTGAAT GATCTTAACAATCAGCTGAAGAAGCTAAGCGGTGAGAttggggagagggagagtgctCTGGAGCAGCAGTACGAGGAGCTGCTAGATCAAACCAATAGAAAAGTGCAGGCCCATGAGGTCACCATCCAGCGGCTCACATCAACCCTGACTGAtaaagagcagcagctgcag GAGTACATAAATATGGTCAGAGATTTTGAGCAAAGCAAAAGCCCAGGAGGAAACGACAATGTGCTTTCCAAGCTGCGGCAAAGattgaaagaaaaggagaaggctCTGGAG CAAGCGCTGGATGAGAAGTTTGCTGCCATTGAagagaaagacaatgagattcaccagctgcagctgtctctaagggagaaggaaagagacCTGGACAGGCTCAATAACTTACTGTCGCACAACGAGGAAACAATCGAT AGTTTCGATAGTCTGATTAAAGAGAAggatgtggagctgcagcatctTGTAAATACACTCAAGAACCTTCAGAGAGCCAAGCAAGATGTAGAAGATAACCTGAACAGATCACTGAGGGAGAAGGACTCCATCATCATCCAGCTACAGCTCTCCCTGGAGGGCAAGACAAAGGACATGGAG GAAATGGCCAAATCCATGCTAAGCCAGTCACAAACTAATGCACATGACCTTGCTGAACAGATGGGCCAGAGGTTAAAAGTCACAGAGGTTATGTTGGCAGAGGCTGTTAAAGCCAGGGAAAGGCTGGTTGCAGACAATGAGAGCGCCGTGGAAGGTCTGTTGGCTACAATCAGCAGCAAGGACCAACTTCTCAAG GAGTCAGCTGAACACTACAACCGCATGTTGTCGGAGCGTACCCAAGacattcagcagctgaagaggcAGCTTTCCGACAGGCAGCAGGAGCTTGCCACCGCTGACATGCAAAGCTCTGTAAGAGCCCAGGAGGATTGTTTAGAGACTGCAAACCTCCGAGCACTGCTTGCTGAAAAAGAAAGCCTCATCAAC AAACTTCTGCAGCATGGTCAGGAGAGAGACCAGTTTCAGGCAGAGCCGGATCGTGTGTTGGAGCTCAGACAAACTATCAAAATCATGCAAGAGAAGTTGGAAGAGAGAGATG CTGAGATGTATAGAAGGAACGTTGAGGATAATGTGGAAAACGTTCCATTCTCAAAGAAGACCGTCGTCATCCTGAAGACGGAGCTAGCACAGCAAACTGAGGCACTGAACAAAGCCCTGAAGAGGGAGAATGAACTGAAG ATCTCATTGGCGGAGCTACAGTCTTTACTGTCTGAGCTGGAGGGTCGCAGTGAAGGTCAGACTGCTAATATTGACTCGCTGACTTCCACTCTGAAGACCAAGGATGAGATTATCAAT GTTCTTCACCAGCGCCTCGGGCAGAGGGGGGACAGTCAGGGTGATCATATTCATAATCCGGTTATTGGCTCTGGCGTGGAGAGATCATTCCCTGGACTCccacaaagagagagaacttTGATCGGTGGAAACAGCCAGCAAGAG GCTTTGCCCAACCTTATAGCCATGCAACAGGAACATGATGTGCTGAACAAAGCCCTGAGAGCTGAACAACAGCTCTACTCCAGCCTGGTCAGGACTGTAAAAGAGCAGGACAG TGCCCAGCGTTTCCACGCTCTGCAGCTGGAACTGACTGCAGTACAGCTCCTCAGGCAGCAGCTAGAGGAGAGCATCAAAACTAATGAGGAGCTCAAGGATGACTTGGAGAGAGAGATACACAGAGCAAAACTCGGAGAAG GCATGGACCTGACTGATCCTAAAGAAGTCGAGAGCATGAGACATCAGCTCGAAGACGCACAGCGCTGGAATGCCTCTCTGCAGGCTCGCTTAGGCGCAATCCAGAACCGGGGAGGAGGGGTCGGTGGGGCCAATGATGGTG GCGACACTTTGAGTTTCATTGGCGATCACACTTCCTACATGAGTATATGTGTGGGGGAGGGGCAGGATGACAGCTTGTGTCAACTCTCTCCACAAGAGCTAAAGCAGAAG GTGGTGGACCTGCAGGATTGTGTAAGCAGACTACAGACTGTAAACCACGACTTGCACAGCCAACTGTCTCTGTTGGAGAAGTCAGAGCATGATGCCTCCAACAAGGGCGGAACAGATGTGGTCAGCCCCTGGAATCAG CAGCTAAAGAAGACTCACAGTGACAGGAAGCATCACCCTGGTAATGACAAAGAGAGCCAGACAGACATCAGACTAGGACAG ATGGTGTCTGGAAAACCATTTGGTAATGTGAGTGTGGACAGTGGCCTTGGCCAGAGTAGAGAACATCCTCAGTCTGGCAACAACACTTTGgacactggagagagagaacagaagaaaGGAGATGTAATGGCACTAAAATCCCTGCTGTCTGATTGTGGGGCTACATCAGTCTCACACCTTAG agagaagctgctcagaCTGACATCAGAAAATGTGGCGCTGCGGGGTCTACTGAAGGAACAAAAATCTGCagagtggaaagaaaaagagagcaCGGATGCCTCAGGGAACAGCAGTGATGGACAGGCTGAATTGAGGCACAGTATGGAAACACTGCTAGTCGAGGTGTCAAATGAAAAGGGAGAGAAGAACTCCCATGAAGTGCCAGATGGAGAGGCTCCTGTCACAACAGAGGTAGTTGTCAACACTGCCGGGGGGGTTGAAAGGCCAAAAATTAAAGGACCAGGCCAGCCACACATCGAGAGTGGAAAGCAGGATGTCACAAGGCATGGG GCTGGTCTCAAATCTCGCCTTCCTGTTCCTGTGAGACTCAGAGTGGAGACtggcagtagcagcagcagcagcagcaggcagtcTCCTAGACCTGAGCACCTGAGAAATGACGCACTTCCCAAGCCTCATTCAGATGATATGTTTGGGTCTGATCAACAATTGCACGCAGACACGGACTTCTCAATATCTCCACAGCAAAGCACTACCACTGCACAGAATAGCAGTGGTCCAGCAGGGTTGGACAACACCCAGGCTGACTCTGTGCTTTATACTCAGCTGGAGCTCCTCCACCAGGAGTGTCAGGAGAAAGAAGCCCTGATCAACAAGCTCAGTGAGCAGCTTGCTGATTGGGAAGAGCTCCACACTCAGCTTCAGGAAAAGGAACAGCTTAATCACCAGTATGTTGAGGCCCTTCAGGCTGCAGAATCAACTATTGCTTACCTGACTGCCTGCAGTCTGGACAACCAGGGAGGATTTGGGTCACACACTAGTTTGGGAGGAGGTTCTGGTTCTGTTGGTTCAGATGCTGCCCTCCACAGTCGATGCATGGAACTGCAGAAAGCCCTACAGGACAAGGAGGAGCTTAACAACCAGCTTATTGAGCTTGTGAACATGGCAGAGAAAGCCATCACCTTCTCCAACAGCCAGGAAAATAATCCAGAAATCAGGGATCTTTGCTTACAGATAGATGCCGCCCTACAGCAGGTAACAGCATCATCAAACAGAGACAGCCCAAGAGGTGTTTCTGGTGGCACTAACGCCTCAATGCAGGAGATGCAACGACACACAGACTCTTTGCAGGAGGCCCTTTGGGAGCAGAATAGGCTCAATGCAGAGCTGAGGGAAAAACTGAGGGATGCAGACGCTGCTGCAAAACAGGGCTACAACAGAAACAGTGCTAGCCAGGATGGTAAACGTTCGACGCAGATAGTAACACAAAAGGGCTCAGAGGAACACGATGGGGCAATGGGAAGTTCTGGTGACACTAGTTTAACTCAGGATTTGACAAAAGCTGTAATGAACTGCCTTAGTGCAACTGAGTGTGCCATTGCCTCACTAGCAGAACACTGTTCAAATCCTGGCTCCTTGACTTCTGCTAgatcatcacagatcagctctGACCTGCAGATGAATTTAAGCAAACTTCAGAGAGCCCTGCAAGAGAGGGAAGAATTGGGAGAATCCACCCAgataaaaacaaccaaatccAGCAGCAACTGTTCCACCGCTGCAGCTGGAACAAAGGGACAACTTACCAGAGATCTCCATCAAaatctctgtctcctctgcaaGGTCTTCACTGATCTCTCTCACAGGATTTCTGAAATGAAGACTTccttaaaagaagagaaaggcCATAGAGAGGAGAGCGAGTCCCACAGGACAGTGCAGGATGGAAAGGGATTACCACCAAATGTTCAGGCCCAGCTAGAGTCTCTCCACAAGGcactgagagagaagaagaaagcatGTAAAAGCTTGGAGGAGAAACTGGCCACCGCTCTTACCGAGACAACCTCCCCTCAAACTGCACGGAAAG CTCTGGAGCAGGATGACAAAGGCGTGCAGGTGGATTTGCAAGACCTGGGTTACGAAACCAGTGGCAAGAGTGAGAACGATAGGGAAGAGAGCAGTAGCACAG ATCTAGAGGTTGGCGTGAACCCGAGCTGTAGTGCCTCTAGCCTGCCTTCCCTGCTGAAGCACGAACAGgccaccttctcctccactgaAAACCTGGACTCAACCTCCAGCACGCCCTATCCAAGTTCCCCAGCTCTCAGCTCAGCCAAG GTCAGTCTGAAAAGCCTTCAGGTCTATGACGAGTACGGTGTTTCTGAAGATCCTCTCCAGCTTCAGGGACAAGTGAGAGAGCTGAAGGTCCAGCTGGAAAACCAGACCAAACTCATCCTCCAAATGCAAAACCTTCTGCGAAGGAGCTCCCTCTCCAGTGACCGTATTGCCAACGCCTCTGACCACTCCGCTGTCATCAGGGATCAAGAAGGGACACAGAAAGAGGAGCGTTGCCAGGATAGTAGCTACAGCACTGTGCAGCAAAGGgagaaaaaggagggagagaaccAGGCGATGAAGGATAAAACCAGCCGTCTGAATGTGGaccaggaaggagagaggacacTGAACAAAAGCATAACCGAACAGCTGCCACAGACCCGCAGCCGCTCTGCATCACCTGCCCG ACTGGACTCCCTGGTGCAGTCACAAGCCAGGGAGCTGTCACAGCTGAGGCAGCAGATCAAGGAGAGCCGGGGACTGGGAGCCCTGCAGCGccggcagctggaggagctgagcaATGCCTtcaaggagctgctgcaggccaGCAAAGTGGACTTCTACATGGGGGAGGTGGTCAAAGAGCAGCTGGACAAAAGCCTGAATCTTCTGGACAGGCTGGAGGGACGGCTGGACAAAG GAGAGTCTCATCTGGATAATGAGGATGTGGCGGCTCTGGAACTGTCTCGCAG GTTGGCtaaagagctgcaggagaagaaccGTCTCATCCAGGCCCTTCAGAGCCAGTTCAGAAGCCAAAGTCCCAGCAGCCACCACAGCTCTCACTCTGACTTGTACCACTCTGACAGGACCTCTTCCTACTGCCATAGCCCACAAGGTGGCAGTAGATCTCCAA GCCAGCAACACTCTTCTGATTGGATGGGAGCAGCTGTTCCACCTGTAGGTGGAGCCCAGGGGGAAGGTTTGTCCAGTCACAGGGGCGCTGCCAGCAGACTGCAGGGCCTGCAGAGGGAGAACGGGCGActgcaggagcagctgagaggCAAAGAGGAGCTCAACGCCACCCTGCGCACTGAACTGGACCTGCATCGATCTATTATTTCCCAAAACAGCCCGTTCCATCAGAAGAAGGATCAGGGCCAGGAGAGGCAGGGGTCAGGGCCTCACACAGAAGCTCATAAAGTCGACAGAGACACTGCCCCAAAGACTTCTCACGGGCAGCACAGCACAATGAATTCAG ACCTGCTGGCAGAACATCTGCAAGAGATTCGAGCTCTGCGACAACGTCTGGAGGAGAGCATCTGCACCAACGACCGTCTCAGGGAACAGCTGGAGAGGAGACTAGCCGAGGTGGAGAAGGACCCAG CAGCCACCAACATCTTCATCCATGGCAATGAGGAGCAGGGGCATCTGGCTAATGAAGTGCGTTTTCTCAGGGGACAAAATCAAGCCCTGAAGGAAGAGCTCAACCAGGGGTCTCgag ACAAGCAGAGGGAGAACGAGAAGCTACGCGAGTCTCTGGCCAGACGGACGGCCAAactggagcagagcaggaaggaGTCTGAAGCACTGAGGCAGGAAAATAACCGACTTCAGGAGAGGCTGGAGCACATTAGCCAAGAAaactcagagctgcaggattcacTGCACTACAGCAAAGAGGAGCTGCatag gttgCAGTGTGAGGTGAAGCTCCAGAGGCAGCAGCTGTCTGACTGCCAGCATCTCCTCCAGTCACTGCGAGTGGAGCTGCAAGTTTATGAAAAGATCGAGACTGATAATCATAAACACAACG AATCCAGTGAGACAAACCAGGAGCCACTTCCTGTCCCGTACTCCGGCTCTGTGGACCTGAGCGAGCTGCTGACGGAGATCCGACacctgaggctgcagctggagaggagcATCCAGACCAACACGGCTCTGAGGCAGAGACTAGAGGAGCAGCTGCTCCGAGGACCCAACCGCTCAGAGACCATCAACATCAACTACCTGCTGTCTTCTCCAG ATGAAGGGGGCAGGTCACCAGGTCGTGAAGGCGGTGATCTCCATCACTCATTTCAGTCTTACAACGAACGTACCAATGTCCCGG ATGAGAAGCGTCGTGCTCGTTCAGAGGTGGAcggcagctccttcagcagcagctctggtgACTCTTGCGCTCTGTCCCGTCTGGTGCCGGGTCACAGGATGTGGGCCAATCGCAACGGCCGCCACGTCTTAGGTCTGATTGAGGACTACAACGCCCTGCGGAAGCAGATCTCAGACGGTCGTAAGCTGTCGCGCAGCATGGACTCACAACTGCAGGAGTGTCTGCACACAGTCAGGCAGCAGAGCTCTGACAACAAG GtgatggagcagcagcatctgaaGGGTTTGACCAGCAGCACGAATACCATGCAGCATGTGCTGGAGGAGGCCGGTCGACTGCTCAAACTGCTGTGGAGAGTCTCTCTGCCAGCTGGCAACACAGCAGGGGACAGTGGCAACAACCAGCAG CAGGACGAGCTGCTGAAAAACGAGATAGCCCGACTGAAAAGCCGGCTGTCGCAGCAGGAGCGGATGCTGAGTGGAGCCGTGAAGCGCCTCCGCAGCACCAACCAGCTCAAAGAGGGAATGGAGCGGGTCATCATCGATCAGC TGTCTCTAACTCATGGAGTGTTGAAGAAAGCCAGGGGAAACCTAGAG ACAAATTACTGTACCCTGTCTGGCCTGAAGGGCCTGTCTGGAGGACCAGACGAAG gAGGTTCCAGTCACTGGCCAGTAGGGGGCACTAGAGAGCCTGAGCGGAGGAGTGCAACCGTTTCCAGAAGCACTGCAGGCAGACACTCGGAGTCCTCAGATGATACCTCTCTGCACTGCAGCTTCTAA